Proteins from one Macrobrachium rosenbergii isolate ZJJX-2024 chromosome 14, ASM4041242v1, whole genome shotgun sequence genomic window:
- the LOC136846022 gene encoding proton myo-inositol cotransporter-like isoform X1, with protein sequence MEDIQEPLISPADLRMGQRGAQGVPASVYLLATFGAIGGFLFGYDTGVVSGAMILIRDEFRLSTVWHEAIISATIGAAWLSSLIAGRATDLYGRRVVILFASIVFCVGAVMMGAAPEKITLLVGRIIVGVGIGLASMSVPVYLSESAPSEFRGRITVINNVFITGGQFVASVLCGALSYVPHGWRYMLGLGGIPSVIQLAGFVFMPESPRWLVSKGRVSEARDILVKIRSPGADIDGELQAITGAVNEAQEQQTGISRVLRYGPVRKALIVGCLLQLFQQISGINTVMYYSASIITMAGVRDQSMAIWLAAATAFVNFFGTFIGLYFVEKLGRRPLTLGSLLGTTASLLLLALSFQMAFDYSPEASLPVNGTCNYMSCGVCTSKAECGFCFMGDVDTVHNSSCVQTNATAYNEKSLEGFCSNSTLLEDHVVTYAYDWCPYKYAWLAILGLGLYLLFFSPGMGPMPWTINSEIYPGWARSTCTSLTTSVNWASNLIVSFTFLTLTEVLLKHGTFYLYMGLAGFGTILFYFILPETRGVPLEEIESLFSRPFCSLSRHTKR encoded by the exons ATGGAAGACATACAGGAACCATTAATATCGCCAGCAG ACCTCAGGATGGGTCAAAGGGGTGCCCAGGGAGTGCCTGCCTCCGTCTACCTGCTGGCGACCTTCGGCGCCATTGGGGGCTTCCTGTTTGGTTATGACACCGGTGTCGTCTCGGGAGCCATGATTTTGATAAG AGACGAGTTCAGATTAAGCACCGTTTGGCACGAGGCCATCATCTCTGCCACAATTGGGGCTGCGTGGCTCTCATCACTGATTGCCGGACGTGCAACTG ATCTGTATGGACGTCGCGTTGTCATCCTGTTCGCCAGCATTGTCTTCTGCGTGGGGGCAGTGATGATGGGTGCAGCGCCAGAAAAGATAACTCTTCTTGTTGGACGCATTATCGTAGGTGTTGGAATAG GTCTGGCATCAATGTCCGTTCCAGTTTACCTCAGCGAATCGGCACCGTCCGAATTCCGGGGTCGCATCACAGTCATCAACAATGTCTTCATCACAGGAGGTCAGTTCGTTGCTTCCGTTCTCTGCGGCGCCCTTTCCTATGTCCCTCACGGCTGGAG gtacaTGCTGGGACTAGGAGGGATTCCATCTGTGATACAACTAGCAGGTTTTGTGTTTATGCCAGAGAGCCCCAGGTGGCTGGTGTCCAAAGGGAG AGTGTCAGAGGCCAGGGATATTCTCGTGAAAATCCGATCTCCAGGCGCTGACATTGATGGTGAATTACAGGCCATAACAGGGGCTGTCAATGAAGCGCAGGAACAA CAAACAGGAATAAGCCGAGTACTGCGTTATGGTCCTGTGAGGAAAGCTCTTATTGTTGGATGCCTCCTTCAACTGTTCCAACAAATCAGCGGAATCAATACTGTCAT GTATTATAGTGCTTCCATCATCACAATGGCTGGGGTCAGGGACCAGTCAATGGCTATCTGGCTGGCAGCAGCTACTGCTTTTGTCAATTTCTTTGGCACATTCATTGGCCTATACTTTGTAGAGAAACTAGGCAGGAGGCCTCTTACCTTGGGGTCTCTCTTGGGAACAACTGCTTCACTGCTCCTGTTAGCTCTGAGCTTTCAGATGGCATTTGACTACAGTCCTGAAGCCAGTCTCCCAGTGAATGGTACCTGCAATTATATGTC ATGTGGAGTTTGCACAAGCAAAGCAGAATGTGGCTTTTGTTTCATGGGGGATGTTGACACTGTTCATAATTCATCTTGTGTTCAAACCAATGCCACTGCATATAATGAG AAAAGCCTGGAAGGGTTCTGTTCCAATTCAACTCTTCTGGAAGACCATGTTGTCACCTACGCTTATGACTGGTGCCCTTACAAGTATGCCTGGTTGGCCATCCTAGGGTTGGGTCTCTACCTCTTGTTCTTCTCACCAG GAATGGGGCCAATGCCCTGGACAATAAACAGCGAAATATACCCTGGTTGGGCACGTTCCACATGCACGAGTTTGACCACATCTGTTAATTGGGCATCAAATCTCATTGTTTCATTTACCTTTCTTACCTTAACTGAGGTACTTCTTAAACATG GGACCTTTTACCTCTACATGGGTTTGGCAGGTTTTGGCACCATCCTCTTCTATTTTATCCTGCCAGAGACAAGGGGTGTCCCTCTGGAGGAAATAGAGAGCCTGTTTTCTAGACCTTTCTGCTCCCTGTCTCGCCATACAAAGAGATAG
- the LOC136846022 gene encoding proton myo-inositol cotransporter-like isoform X2, with amino-acid sequence MGQRGAQGVPASVYLLATFGAIGGFLFGYDTGVVSGAMILIRDEFRLSTVWHEAIISATIGAAWLSSLIAGRATDLYGRRVVILFASIVFCVGAVMMGAAPEKITLLVGRIIVGVGIGLASMSVPVYLSESAPSEFRGRITVINNVFITGGQFVASVLCGALSYVPHGWRYMLGLGGIPSVIQLAGFVFMPESPRWLVSKGRVSEARDILVKIRSPGADIDGELQAITGAVNEAQEQQTGISRVLRYGPVRKALIVGCLLQLFQQISGINTVMYYSASIITMAGVRDQSMAIWLAAATAFVNFFGTFIGLYFVEKLGRRPLTLGSLLGTTASLLLLALSFQMAFDYSPEASLPVNGTCNYMSCGVCTSKAECGFCFMGDVDTVHNSSCVQTNATAYNEKSLEGFCSNSTLLEDHVVTYAYDWCPYKYAWLAILGLGLYLLFFSPGMGPMPWTINSEIYPGWARSTCTSLTTSVNWASNLIVSFTFLTLTEVLLKHGTFYLYMGLAGFGTILFYFILPETRGVPLEEIESLFSRPFCSLSRHTKR; translated from the exons ATGGGTCAAAGGGGTGCCCAGGGAGTGCCTGCCTCCGTCTACCTGCTGGCGACCTTCGGCGCCATTGGGGGCTTCCTGTTTGGTTATGACACCGGTGTCGTCTCGGGAGCCATGATTTTGATAAG AGACGAGTTCAGATTAAGCACCGTTTGGCACGAGGCCATCATCTCTGCCACAATTGGGGCTGCGTGGCTCTCATCACTGATTGCCGGACGTGCAACTG ATCTGTATGGACGTCGCGTTGTCATCCTGTTCGCCAGCATTGTCTTCTGCGTGGGGGCAGTGATGATGGGTGCAGCGCCAGAAAAGATAACTCTTCTTGTTGGACGCATTATCGTAGGTGTTGGAATAG GTCTGGCATCAATGTCCGTTCCAGTTTACCTCAGCGAATCGGCACCGTCCGAATTCCGGGGTCGCATCACAGTCATCAACAATGTCTTCATCACAGGAGGTCAGTTCGTTGCTTCCGTTCTCTGCGGCGCCCTTTCCTATGTCCCTCACGGCTGGAG gtacaTGCTGGGACTAGGAGGGATTCCATCTGTGATACAACTAGCAGGTTTTGTGTTTATGCCAGAGAGCCCCAGGTGGCTGGTGTCCAAAGGGAG AGTGTCAGAGGCCAGGGATATTCTCGTGAAAATCCGATCTCCAGGCGCTGACATTGATGGTGAATTACAGGCCATAACAGGGGCTGTCAATGAAGCGCAGGAACAA CAAACAGGAATAAGCCGAGTACTGCGTTATGGTCCTGTGAGGAAAGCTCTTATTGTTGGATGCCTCCTTCAACTGTTCCAACAAATCAGCGGAATCAATACTGTCAT GTATTATAGTGCTTCCATCATCACAATGGCTGGGGTCAGGGACCAGTCAATGGCTATCTGGCTGGCAGCAGCTACTGCTTTTGTCAATTTCTTTGGCACATTCATTGGCCTATACTTTGTAGAGAAACTAGGCAGGAGGCCTCTTACCTTGGGGTCTCTCTTGGGAACAACTGCTTCACTGCTCCTGTTAGCTCTGAGCTTTCAGATGGCATTTGACTACAGTCCTGAAGCCAGTCTCCCAGTGAATGGTACCTGCAATTATATGTC ATGTGGAGTTTGCACAAGCAAAGCAGAATGTGGCTTTTGTTTCATGGGGGATGTTGACACTGTTCATAATTCATCTTGTGTTCAAACCAATGCCACTGCATATAATGAG AAAAGCCTGGAAGGGTTCTGTTCCAATTCAACTCTTCTGGAAGACCATGTTGTCACCTACGCTTATGACTGGTGCCCTTACAAGTATGCCTGGTTGGCCATCCTAGGGTTGGGTCTCTACCTCTTGTTCTTCTCACCAG GAATGGGGCCAATGCCCTGGACAATAAACAGCGAAATATACCCTGGTTGGGCACGTTCCACATGCACGAGTTTGACCACATCTGTTAATTGGGCATCAAATCTCATTGTTTCATTTACCTTTCTTACCTTAACTGAGGTACTTCTTAAACATG GGACCTTTTACCTCTACATGGGTTTGGCAGGTTTTGGCACCATCCTCTTCTATTTTATCCTGCCAGAGACAAGGGGTGTCCCTCTGGAGGAAATAGAGAGCCTGTTTTCTAGACCTTTCTGCTCCCTGTCTCGCCATACAAAGAGATAG